One Hippocampus zosterae strain Florida chromosome 21, ASM2543408v3, whole genome shotgun sequence genomic region harbors:
- the nfyba gene encoding nuclear transcription factor Y, beta a, translating to MDGDGATTDASQLGMAGEYIPSTHYVLQPDDDPDECMNDHDDGSVKENYREQDIYLPIANVARIMKNAVPQTGKIAKDAKECVQECVSEFISFITSEASERCHQEKRKTINGEDILFAMSTLGFDMYVEPLKLYLQKFREAMKGEKGMPGVSVGESLGEELTDDSFTNPLPAGIITADGQQQNVMVYTTSYQQIPTVQQIQFS from the exons ATGGACGGAGACGGTGCCACGACAGACGCCTCGCAGCTGGGCATGGCTGGGGAGTACATCCCATCCACGCACTATGTGCTTCAGCCAGATG ATGACCCTGATGAATGTATGAACGACCACGACGACGGTAGTGTCAAGGAGAACTACAGGGAGCAGGACATCTATCTCCCCATCGCCAACGTGGCTCGAATTATGAAAAACGCCGTCCCCCAAACCGGAAAG ATCGCAAAGGACGCCAAGGAGTGCGTGCAGGAGTGCGTGAGCGAGTTTATCAGCTTCATCACGAGCGAGGCGAGCGAGCGCTGCCACCAGGAGAAGCGCAAGACCATCAACGGCGAGGACATCCTGTTCGCCATGTCCACGCTGGGCTTCGACATGTACGTGGAGCCACTCAAGCTCTACTTGCAGAAGTTCCGAGAG GCAATGAAAGGGGAGAAGGGCATGCCCGGCGTGTCTGTGGGTGAAAGCCTAGGAGAGGAGCTCACGGACGACAGCTTCA CAAACCCTCTCCCGGCAGGAATTATAACGGCTGACGGTCAGCAGCAAAACGTCATGGTGTACACCACCTCATACCAACAG ATTCCCACTGTACAGCAGATCCAGTTTTCATGA
- the podxl gene encoding podocalyxin → MGATMRITCLLLSLSLFCQKARSDNTTAATGVTVAKNPPTEGAIATPFNATIVANKSTIQTVVEPVTNKPHILVMTIGDAGKGTQATTALPGVTLSPISTAPTAKVTAAPTTPHQQKKDSPVDAGASSTPPTVKSATLASIITTVPSKATLPVTTVGSTQAPTPSKKNLDVVTGAPTSKVSTVGTTANHQPVTQIVVVVKTTQQDVKAVTTTAMSPLQTATSGTTKTAVREQTTTNSPILPSTAPSIIVTTSATPGATSAEIIATTTKTTPAYPKKFSYSLNNGQEKEEEKDLVEVCRRLMGNLKDGNCTLTWRHHKGKLVFDCVEINGKVKTALATQYYEEITKKPTDNKTLIAILASCGALLIMIIILAVCASHHRKPYSENQQHLTEELHTVENGYHDNPTLEVMEVQPEMQEKKLVLNGEFNNDGGWIVPIDNLLKEDVPDEEDTHL, encoded by the exons ATGGGAGCCACCATGAGGATCACATGTCTGCTGCTTTCACTTA GTCTTTTCTGTCAGAAAGCGCGCTCAGACAACACGACTGCAGCTACCGGAGTCACCGTGGCGAAGAACCCTCCCACGGAAGGGGCGATTGCTACGCCCTTCAATGCGACAATCGTTGCCAACAAATCTACAATACAGACCGTAGTCGAGCCCGTTACTAACAAACCACACATTCTAGTGATGACAATTGGCGACGCAGGTAAGGGGACGCAGGCCACAACGGCGTTACCAGGGGTCACCTTATCACCCATCAGTACGGCGCCCACCGCCAAGGTAACAGCAGCCCCGACAACGCCGCATCAGCAGAAAAAGGACAGCCCAGTTGATGCTGGCGCCTCGAGCACGCCACCTACTGTTAAGAGTGCGACACTCGCCTCAATTATCACGACGGTCCCTTCGAAAGCCACCCTTCCGGTCACGACGGTGGGCAGCACGCAAGCACCCACCCCGAGCAAGAAAAACCTTGACGTCGTCACCGGTGCACCGACAAGTAAAGTGTCCACAGTCGGCACTACGGCGAATCATCAGCCCGTCACGCAGATTGTCGTCGTCGTCAAGACAACGCAACAGGATGTGAAAGCAG TGACAACCACAGCGATGAGCCCCCTACAGACAGCGACTTCAGGGACCACCAAAACAGCGGTGAGGGAGCAGACCACCACAAATTCGCCCATCTTGCCCTCCACTGCCCCCTCCATTATTGTAACCACAAGTGCGACCCCGGGCGCCACGTCCGCGGAAATCATCGCCACGACCACGAAAACAACTCCTGCTTATCCAAAGAAGTTTTCG TACTCGCTGAACAATGGACAAGAG aaggaggaggagaaagacctGGTGGAGGTCTGCAGGCGCCTCATGGGTAACCTGAAGGACGGAAACTGCACGCTGACGTGGCGCCACCACAAAGGCAAACTTGTGTTTGACTGCGTGGAGATCAACGGCAAAG TGAAAACAGCCCTGGCGACTCAGTATTACGAAGAAATAACAAAG AAGCCGACCGACAACAAAACCTTGATTGCCATTTTGGCGTCGTGTGGCGCTCTGCTGATTATGATCATCATCCTGGCCGTGTGCGCATCCCACCACCGCAAGCCTTACAGTGAGAACCAG CAACACTTGACCGAGGAGCTGCACACGGTGGAGAACGGTTACCACGACAACCCCACGCTGGAGGTGATGGAAGTGCAGCCGGAGATGCAGGAAAAGAAACTGGTCCTCAACGGCGAGTTCAACAACGACGGCGGCTGGATCGTGCCCATTGATAACCTGCTCAAGGAGGACGTCCCCGACGAGGAGGACACGCACCTGTAA